One stretch of Argiope bruennichi chromosome 3, qqArgBrue1.1, whole genome shotgun sequence DNA includes these proteins:
- the LOC129963481 gene encoding uncharacterized protein LOC129963481 isoform X1, protein MPMILESSSEVNLTSQCIQQSFQLVTGLRSLKKWAFSFVDSSAKLSDGLLSGSFSSFGEYDQCLETVVPHAKKKDEIQFLGQYCMVEMTLPLPPKTRRYRIYDQLEELRNFTGTEVVKFLTTRAHLMYYFPIKMGACIPSGCTK, encoded by the exons atgcccATGATCTTGGAATCTTCAAGTGAAGTGAATTTAACTTCTCAGTGTATACAGCAGAGTTTTCAGCTAGTGACTGGCTTGAGAAGTCTTAAAAAATGGGCCTTCAGTT TTGTTGATTCAAGTGCAAAGCTGTCCGATGGACTCCTGAGCGGTTCGTTTTCTTCTTTTGGAGAATATGACCAGTGCTTGGAAACTGTTGTTCCTCACGCAAAGAAGAAGGATGAGATCCAGTTTCTAGGTCAATACTGCATGGTTGAAATGACTCTTCCTTTGCCACCCAAGACTAGAAGATACAGAATATACGACCAGTTGGAAGAGCTACGGAACTTCACTGGAACG GAAGTTGTGAAATTTCTGACAACGAGAGCTCATCTTATGTATTACTTTCCTATCAAAATGGGAGCTTGCATTCCATCTGGATGCACCAAATag
- the LOC129963481 gene encoding uncharacterized protein LOC129963481 isoform X3, which yields MKNSNVVDSSAKLSDGLLSGSFSSFGEYDQCLETVVPHAKKKDEIQFLGQYCMVEMTLPLPPKTRRYRIYDQLEELRNFTGTEVVKFLTTRAHLMYYFPIKMGACIPSGCTK from the exons TTGTTGATTCAAGTGCAAAGCTGTCCGATGGACTCCTGAGCGGTTCGTTTTCTTCTTTTGGAGAATATGACCAGTGCTTGGAAACTGTTGTTCCTCACGCAAAGAAGAAGGATGAGATCCAGTTTCTAGGTCAATACTGCATGGTTGAAATGACTCTTCCTTTGCCACCCAAGACTAGAAGATACAGAATATACGACCAGTTGGAAGAGCTACGGAACTTCACTGGAACG GAAGTTGTGAAATTTCTGACAACGAGAGCTCATCTTATGTATTACTTTCCTATCAAAATGGGAGCTTGCATTCCATCTGGATGCACCAAATag
- the LOC129963481 gene encoding uncharacterized protein LOC129963481 isoform X2: MGKDLKSFYSFFVDSSAKLSDGLLSGSFSSFGEYDQCLETVVPHAKKKDEIQFLGQYCMVEMTLPLPPKTRRYRIYDQLEELRNFTGTEVVKFLTTRAHLMYYFPIKMGACIPSGCTK, encoded by the exons TTGTTGATTCAAGTGCAAAGCTGTCCGATGGACTCCTGAGCGGTTCGTTTTCTTCTTTTGGAGAATATGACCAGTGCTTGGAAACTGTTGTTCCTCACGCAAAGAAGAAGGATGAGATCCAGTTTCTAGGTCAATACTGCATGGTTGAAATGACTCTTCCTTTGCCACCCAAGACTAGAAGATACAGAATATACGACCAGTTGGAAGAGCTACGGAACTTCACTGGAACG GAAGTTGTGAAATTTCTGACAACGAGAGCTCATCTTATGTATTACTTTCCTATCAAAATGGGAGCTTGCATTCCATCTGGATGCACCAAATag